The nucleotide window ATGCGATTTTCTACAAACCTTTAGGAAAAGCCATTGACGAGCGGGAAGATTACGTCCGCTCCAACAAAGAAGAGGCAAAGGAACGCTTGCAAAAAGCCGAGCAACTGCGCGTGCAATACGAGCAACAAGTTGCCCAAGCGCGCAAACAGTCCCAAGAAGCTATTGCTGCCGCTCAAGCCGAAGCACAAGAAACCATGTCCCAGCAAATTGCTGAGGCGCAAAAAGAAGCCCAAAAGAACCGGGAAGAGGCAGCTCGCGAAATTGCCCAACAAAAAGAAGAGGCTTTGAAATCCCTGGAACAACAGGTAGATACCCTCAGCAACCAAATTTTAGAAAAGGTGCTTGGAAAAGAGCTGGCCAGCAAGTAGTTGGCAGCGACGGGGCAAAGTGAGTTTTTCATCTACCGAGTTAGCGTTTGTCCCAGCGAACGATATGGAGTAAAGTCTCATGATCGATTTTTTCCTGCTCGCCACCGAGGGTGGCTTTGGGTTCAATTTTGACCCCTTAGATACCAATCTGGTGAACTTGGCTATTATCATCGGGGTTCTGTATTACTTTGGGCGTCAGTTTTTGGGCAAAATCCTCAGCGAGCGGCGGGCCAATATTGAAGAGGCTATTCAAGATGCTGAACGACGCCAGAAAGAGGCTGCTGATGCCCTATCTCAGGCGGAGTCGGATTTGGCTCAAGCGCAAGCCAAAGCGGAGCAAATTCGCCAGCGAGGACAGGAACAAGCCAAAGCTGCCAAAGAAGCCATTCTGGAAGAGGCCAAGCGGGATGTGGAACGTTTGAAAGCAGAGGCCTCTAGGGAAATGGAAACCGAACGCGAACAGGTAATTGCTGAAATTCGCCGGCGTATTTTTAGCATGGCCTTAGAAAAAGCAGAATCCGAGATCGATAACAAATTGGATGAGTCGGCGCAGCAAAAACTCATCGACCGTAGCATTGCGATGCTAGGAGGACGCCAATGACAAGCGGTTCCGTAAGCGCGGAGATAGCAACTCCCTATGCGGAGGCTTTGATGTCTCTGGCAAAAGAGAACAATCTCACCGATCGCATGGGCGATGACACCCGTTTTCTGTTGGAATTGCTGGAAAATTCGCCAGATTTGAAGCAATTTCTCAACAATCCCCTCGTTGTTACCGATAAGAAAAAGGCGGCATTGCGGCAACTCCTTGCCGATCGCGTACATGCGTATACGCTCAATTTTGTGATGTTGCTGCTCGATCGCAAGCGCATTGCCTTTTTAGAGGACATGTGCGAAGTGTATTTAGATTTATTGCGGGAACTCAAGCAAACGGTTCTGGCGAAAGTCACCAGTACGGTGGAATTGAATGAACAACAGAAGCAAGCCGTACGCGATCGCGTCCTCGCCATGACCCAAGCCCAGGGGGTCGAATTGCAAACCCAAGTGGACCCATCTCTTCTGGGTGGTATGGTGGTGGAAGTAGGTTCCCAAGTGCTCGATGCGAGCGTCCGCGGACAGCTACGCCGTTTGTCTTTGAGTATGCAAGTTGCCTAAAGGCAAACCCCTAATGGCATCTTTAGAATAACAATAAAAGTAGCGGCACCTTTTCCGGACTGCGGAAAACACACAAACAACGGACACCAACAACAAGAGCAACGGTTATGGTAAGTATCAAACCTGAAGAAATTAGCAGCATTATCCGCCAACAGATCGAAGAGTACGACCAAGAAGTACAAGTTTCCAATGTTGGTACGGTTCTCCAGGTAGGCGACGGGATTGCCCGGATTTATGGCTTGGAAAAAGTCATGGCTGGGGAACTGGTAGAATTTGAAGAAGGCACCATCGGCATTGCCTTAAACCTGGAAGAGGACAACGTGGGTGCTGTGTTGATGGGAGAAGGTCGGGACATTCAGGAAGGCTCTAGCGTCAAAGCCACCGGCCGCATTGCTTCGGTTCCCGTGGGCGAACAGATGATCGGGCGCATTGTGGATTCGCTGGGTCGCGCCATCGATGGCAAAGGGGATCTGAAGCTGGAAGAAACCCGCTTGCTGGAATCTCCTGCTCCCAGCATTATCGACCGCAAATCGGTATACGAACCCCTACAAACAGGCATTGCTGCTATTGATGCCATGATTCCCATCGGTCGGGGACAGCGGGAGCTGATCATCGGCGACCGTCAAACCGGCAAAACCGCGATCGCCGCAGATACCATCATCAACCAAAAAGGTCAAGATGTCATCTGTATCTACGTTGCCATCGGCCAGAAAGCTTCGACCGTAGCTCAGGTAGCCAGCGCCCTAGAAGAAAAAGGCGCTATGGACCACACCATCATCGTGGCTGCCAACGCCAGCGACCCAGCGCCCCTGCAATACTTGGCCCCCTACACCGGTGCCAGCATTGCCGAACACTTCATGTACCAAGGCAAGCACACGTTGGTCATTTACGACGACCTCACCAAGCAAGCACAAGCTTACCGACAAATGTCCCTGCTGCTGCGCCGTCCCCCCGGTCGCGAAGCCTTCCCCGGAGACGTGTTCTACCTGCACTCTCGTTTGCTGGAACGTGCCGCCAAGCTCAACGAAAACTTGGGCGAAGGCAGCATGACCGCCCTTCCCATCATCGAAACCCAAGCTGGCGACGTTTCCGCTTACATTCCCACCAACGTCATTTCCATTACCGACGGACAAATCTTCCTCTCCTCCGACCTGTTCAATGCTGGTATCCGCCCGGCGATTAACGTGGGGATTTCCGTGTCCCGGGTTGGTTCTTCGGCGCAAACCAAAGCCATGAAAAAGGTTGCTGGGAAAGTGAAGCTGGAATTGGCTCAATTCTCGGAACTAGAAGCGTTTGCTCAGTTCTCTTCTGACTTAGACGCCGCCACTCAAAAACAACTGGCGCGCGGTCAGCGCCTGCGGGAATTGCTGAAGCAACCCCAGTACGA belongs to Geitlerinema sp. PCC 9228 and includes:
- a CDS encoding F0F1 ATP synthase subunit B; this translates as MIDFFLLATEGGFGFNFDPLDTNLVNLAIIIGVLYYFGRQFLGKILSERRANIEEAIQDAERRQKEAADALSQAESDLAQAQAKAEQIRQRGQEQAKAAKEAILEEAKRDVERLKAEASREMETEREQVIAEIRRRIFSMALEKAESEIDNKLDESAQQKLIDRSIAMLGGRQ
- the atpA gene encoding F0F1 ATP synthase subunit alpha, with translation MVSIKPEEISSIIRQQIEEYDQEVQVSNVGTVLQVGDGIARIYGLEKVMAGELVEFEEGTIGIALNLEEDNVGAVLMGEGRDIQEGSSVKATGRIASVPVGEQMIGRIVDSLGRAIDGKGDLKLEETRLLESPAPSIIDRKSVYEPLQTGIAAIDAMIPIGRGQRELIIGDRQTGKTAIAADTIINQKGQDVICIYVAIGQKASTVAQVASALEEKGAMDHTIIVAANASDPAPLQYLAPYTGASIAEHFMYQGKHTLVIYDDLTKQAQAYRQMSLLLRRPPGREAFPGDVFYLHSRLLERAAKLNENLGEGSMTALPIIETQAGDVSAYIPTNVISITDGQIFLSSDLFNAGIRPAINVGISVSRVGSSAQTKAMKKVAGKVKLELAQFSELEAFAQFSSDLDAATQKQLARGQRLRELLKQPQYEPLDLHEEVAVLYTGINGYLDDIPVNQVTSFMQGLRDYLNTEKPQFGEMINEKKVLTDEIVNTLEEGIKEYKQTFTVST
- a CDS encoding F0F1 ATP synthase subunit B' gives rise to the protein MTYWSILLAAETAAEEGGLFDFDATLPLMAVQFLILAAILNAIFYKPLGKAIDEREDYVRSNKEEAKERLQKAEQLRVQYEQQVAQARKQSQEAIAAAQAEAQETMSQQIAEAQKEAQKNREEAAREIAQQKEEALKSLEQQVDTLSNQILEKVLGKELASK
- the atpH gene encoding ATP synthase F1 subunit delta, with translation MTSGSVSAEIATPYAEALMSLAKENNLTDRMGDDTRFLLELLENSPDLKQFLNNPLVVTDKKKAALRQLLADRVHAYTLNFVMLLLDRKRIAFLEDMCEVYLDLLRELKQTVLAKVTSTVELNEQQKQAVRDRVLAMTQAQGVELQTQVDPSLLGGMVVEVGSQVLDASVRGQLRRLSLSMQVA